Sequence from the Deltaproteobacteria bacterium genome:
CTCCCGGGTTGCAACGGCCGGGGCCAAGCGGAACCGCAGCAGCTTGTATTCTCTTGGGTCTTGCTTGATTTCCTTCTCTAACCGATATAAACTTTTTGTATGTTCCAAAAAGCAAAGATTGGTGTGGCTCTGGGGGCTGGCGGAGCCCGGGGGCTGGCCCATATTGGCGTGCTCAAGGCCATGGAACGCGCCGGTATCAGGATCTCCTTCTTATCCGGTTCCAGTATCGGCGCCATTATTGGAGGGTTGTATGCTTACTATCTGAGTGCGGCCGAGCTGGAAGGCGTTATTCCGAAAATCCTGAACACGGAGCTCTTCCGCAAGGCAGGTTTGCCGCTGATACGCAAGGCCTTCCACGACCGACCTGAAACTCTTTCCCAGCGT
This genomic interval carries:
- a CDS encoding patatin-like phospholipase family protein, whose protein sequence is MFQKAKIGVALGAGGARGLAHIGVLKAMERAGIRISFLSGSSIGAIIGGLYAYYLSAAELEGVIPKILNTELFRKAGLPLIRKAFHDRPETLSQR